A genomic segment from Gracilinanus agilis isolate LMUSP501 chromosome 1, AgileGrace, whole genome shotgun sequence encodes:
- the HESX1 gene encoding homeobox expressed in ES cells 1: MALCAAANSRPLPSLAESKAASRSFSIESILGLDPKKEKSPTIPPARPWTDPCRPLGKDGNPGLSLPLFPGGSLLPHPGSCPLPEERILKGEKYVAASERLSFKRELSWYRGRRPRTAFTRNQIEVLENVFRVNSYPGIDVREDLARKLNLEEDRIQIWFQNRRAKLKRSHRESQFLMVKKNLNTNLPK, encoded by the exons ATGGCCCTTTGCGCAGCCGCCAATTCCCGGCCGCTGCCCAGCCTGGCCGAGAGCAAGGCAGCCTCTCGCTCCTTTTCCATAGAGAGCATTTTGGGACTAGATCCGAAGAAGGAGAAGAGCCCAACCATCCCTCCGGCCAGGCCCTGGACAGATCCCTGCCGTCCCTTAG GGAAGGATGGAAACCCGggcctctcccttcccctcttccccggGGGCAGCCTGCTCCCCCACCCGGGAAGTTGCCCTCTCCCAGAAGAAAGGATCTTGAAAGGTGAGAAATACGTGGCGGCCTCCGAAAGACTATCGTTCAAGAGAGAGCTGAGTTGGTACCGAGGCAGGAGACCAAGAACCGCTTTTACCAGGAACCAG ATTGAAGTGTTGGAGAACGTCTTTAGGGTAAACTCCTACCCTGGTATTGATGTCAGGGAAGACCTGGCTCGGAAATTGAATTTGGAGGAAGACAGAATCCAG atTTGGTTCCAGAATCGCCGGGCAAAACTGAAAAGGTCGCACAGAGAATCCCAGTTCCTAATggtgaaaaagaatttgaatacaAATCTCCCCAAATAG